TGTGCGGTGTTGAGCAGTATTGACGAGCAATCACCAGACATTGCCCTTGGCGTGAATAAATCCCTTGAAGCCAAAAGCGATGGTAACGATATGTATGATGAGATAGGGGCCGGAGATCAGGGAATGATGTTTGGCTACGCCACCAATGAAACTGAGGAAATGATGCCCCTTCCGATAGTGCTCGCTCACAAGCTCTCGAAAAGACTATCCGATGTTAGAAAGCAGAAAATAGTGGATGGATTCAGGCCTGACGGCAAAACACAGGTCACAGTACTCTATGAAGATGGAAAACCCGTTGGAGTTACAACTGTGGTTGTTTCCACCCAGCACGATCCTATGCTGACAAATGAAGAAATCAGAGATGCTGTTATCGAGCATGTTATAAAGCCAATTATCCCGGAAAACTTGATGCACGAGAATATGAAAATATATGTAAATCCCACGGGGAGGTTCGTAAAAGGCGGACCTGCTGCAGATACAGGCCTCACAGGTAGAAAGATCATCGTGGACACCTATGGCGGATGGATTCCTCACGGTGGAGGGGCTTTCAGCGGAAAAGACCCAACAAAGGTTGATAGGTCAGCCCATTACATGGCGAGGTATGCTGCAAAGAATATAGTGGCTGCCGGGCTCGCTGATAGAGTAACCCTTCAACTTGCTTATGCCATAGGCGTTGCCCATCCCGTTTCTTTCATGATTGATGCCCATGGAACGGAAAAAGTAGATCTGGATAAGCTTTCCGAAGTCGTTCAGAAGCTTTTTGATTTCAGGCCCGCAGCAATTATTGACACACTGGATTTGAGAAGGCCCATATACAGGCAAACGGCTGCCTATGGCCACTTTGGGCGCACAGATGTCGACCTTCCCTGGGAAAGGGTCGATATGGTTTCCGAATTGAGAAAAGCTTTTAATTTATAGAATATAGAAATCAGGAAGGAGGAAAAAAAGTGCCGAATATTAAGTCCGCTGAAAAAAGAGTGAGACAGACAAAAGTCAGGAGAATGAGAAACAGGAGTGCAAAGACAAGATTCAGAAACGTCACAAAAGAGCTTCTTCTTGCTATTGAAACCAAGGAAGCCCCTGAAAAAGTCAACGAACTTCTCAGCCTGTCTTTTTCTGTTCTTGACCGTGCAGCCAAAAAAGGTGTCATTCACAAAAGACAAGCTTCCAGAAGAAAGGCAAGGCTTACAGCCAGAGTGAAGAAATACCTGGATAGCCTTAGCTAATATAGAAAAAGGCGGGGATATCAATCCCCGCCTTTTTTGTTATGTGAATTACTCTACTTTGAGTTCGCCTTCTGTTGAATGCATTCCCTTCAAAATGTTTTCTTCGGTTTCCACATCGAAAACATGGACCATGTTCATATCGAATACCAGATCAATGGTGTCTCCCGCCTGCGCTTTTGTTTTCGGGTCGACTTTTGCTACGATGTCATCCCCAGCGATAGTTGCGTGAATAAGAGTTTCGCTTCCAAGGGGTTCAACAACGTCAACTTTTCCTTCGGCAACGAATTCCTCGCTGGGATTAACCGCGAACATCTTGTCGTAAATGTTTTCAGGTCTTATGCCGAAGACAACATCTTTTCCGACATATGGGGAGAGCTTATCATAGTATTTTTCGGGAATAAGGAGCTTCATTGAGTCTTTGTGTATCCAGAGCTTATCTCCTTCCTTGGAAACCTTTGCGTTTATGAAATTCATGGAAGGCGTTCCAATAAACCCGGCAACGAATTTATTCACGGGTTCAAAGTAAACGGAATAAGGATCACCGATCTGCTGTATAACACCATCTTTCATGATAACTATCTTATCAGCCATGGTCATGGCTTCTACCTGGTCGTGTGTAACGTAAATGATGGTTGCCTGAAGGTTCTGATGAAGCCTTTTTAGCTCAGCTCTCATCTGTGTTCTTAGTTTCGCATCGAGGTTTGAAAGGGGTTCGTCAAAAAGGAAGACCTTGGGATTTCTTACGATAGCCCTTCCCACTGCAACCCTCTGCCTCTGACCACCGGAGAGCTGTTTGGGCTTTCTGTCAAGGAGACCTTCGATACCGAGTATGCTGGCGGCTTCCTTAACGCGCTTGTCGATTTCCGGTTTCGGAACTTTTCTCAATTTCAGCCCGAAAGCCATGTTTTCATAAACAGTCATATGGGGATAAAGCGCGTAGTTCTGGAAAACCATAGCGATATCTCTGTCTTTTGGCTCTACATCGTTGACAACTTTTCCGCCAATGGTTACCGTTCCTTCTGTGATTTCTTCCAATCCCGCAATCATTCTCAAAGTGGTTGTTTTACCACAACCAGAGGGGCCGAGCAGAACAACGAATTCCTTGTCTTTGACCTCGAGATTGGCACCATGTACCGCTTTGAAACCGTTTGGATATACCTTTACTACATCTTTGAGGATAACCTCAGCCATGCCTTACACCTCCAAAAATCAATCTTCTGAACTATCTTCAATGATATCTTCAAGCTGTGTTCCGAGAGCTTTTTCGCCGGCATCCATTAAATAAAGCTCATACGCCGTGGAGAGAAAGTTGAGCATCTTCGTGTATTTCTCGTAAGAAATCAAGGCAGCCCTGGGAACACCATTTTTTGTTATAACAACATCACGTTGACCATTCGAAGCAGTATCCACTACTTCTGAAAAATGCGCTTTTGCATCAGCCAGTGATTTGAAGATCAGATTATCAAGTCTTGCCAATGTACCCACCTCATTTGATGTTACTCCATTATACATTATGACCACAATTATAGTCAAGCAAAGCTAATGAAATTTGTTGCGTACACTTGTATTCAGGGGTACTTAATTTTGGTGGGGTTGAAAATTCACCAATCAATAATGAGGGTAAGAAAGTTCTAAAAAAATTTACATAACCCTTTATGGAAGCACTATTGAAGAGTGTTTTTCTGTAAAGCGCTTGTATACTCAATTACAAGAATTACTCTTTTAGAGAATATGTCGGTAATTATTCTATAATAGGAATTTCAGCAAGTCAAGAGTTGCATTGAAGGGTTGATAAGTGCTAAAATATGTCTGACATCATATTTCAGATTTAGGGGGTGTTTATGTGAACAAGAAGGAACTCGTAGCTGAAATCGCCGAAAGAACAGGAACAACAAAGAAATTAGCGGCTGAAGTTCTCGACAGCTTTGTAGCAGTTGTAGGCGAGAAACTTGCCAAGGGTGAAGAGGTTAAACTCGTTGGTTTTGGTACTTTTGAAGTTGCAGAAAGAAAACCCAGAAAAGGTGTCAACCCCAGAACAAAAGAAGCTATCCAAATTCCCGGGGGAAAAGTACCTAAGTTCAGAGCTGGTAAGGAACTCAAAGAGAAAGTAAAATGAGATCTTGTCTTTAAAATGGCGGCTTGGTTAGCCGCCATTTTCTTTTGCCCATTTTAGAATCTCAGCAACTATTTTTTTGTTTTTTATCACTTTGCATAACTCTTCTTCAGATGCCTTTTTTATCCTGGAAACGCTTTTGAAGTGCTTCATCAAGAGTCTTTTCCTTTTTGGACCAATGCCCGGTATCCCGTCGATTTCTGAACTAACAAATCTTCTCTCACGGAGGTAACGGTGGTAATTGACTGCAAATCTGTGGGTTTCATCCCGGATGGAAACCAGCAACTTCATAACAGGGTGATCAGGTGGCAGTTTTAATTTTCCCCTGCTATCGGGAAAAACGATTTCCTCTTCCTCCTTGGCAATACCCACGATTTCGGTTTTCAAGTTGAGTTCCTCAAGCGCTTCAGACACAGCTCTGAGCTGCGGGAACCCACCATCGATGAAAAGCAGATCAGGTAAGGGGTGTTTGGAATAGCGGCGCTTTATAACCGTTGCGAGTGCTTCAAAATCATTTGGGACTTCGAGGTTCCTTATCCTGTATCTTCTATACCTCGATTTGTCTGGTTTCCCTGATTCAAAGACAACCAGAGAAGCAACTGTCATAAGCCCCTGGGTATGGGAGATATCTATTCCCTCAATAAATCGCGGTATTTTTTTCAAACCCAGGATATTCCTGGTCTGTTTGAGGGTCTCAACAGCACCGATTCGTATATTCAATTCTTGCTCAATGTTTTGAAAAGCTATCTTCATTAGCCTGGATTCGAATTCTGTTCTGGGTTTTCCAATATATTCAAATTCGGACTTGAACATATTGGTTTCTGTTTTTCTCAATCCTGACACGATTAAGCTTTTTGGGCGATGTTTCTCCCTGGCGAGGTAAAACTGGCTTATAAAATCGGAGACCTTCCCTTCAGGGAAATCGTAAACCAGCTTTCCAAGAAGCATTCCACCTCTTATTTCGAGAAGGACCAGAATACCTGAAGAAAGTGCCAGAACATCAATGCTGAGATCCTGCGGAACGTCAACAGCCTGTCTGGAATACAATTTATCCATGGAATCGAGAACATCACGGATTTCCTTTGCCTGTTCAAATTGAAGGTTATCCGCCAGCCTGTACATCCTTTCTTCGAGAGACGTTCTGACACTGAGGGTATTCCCTTCAAGGAATTCAATGAAGTTATCAAGACTCTTTTTGTATTCTTCCTTTGTGATTTTACCTACGCATGGAGCGGAACACATTTTAAGGTGATATAGAAAGCAGGCTTTCTTGATTCTATCAAGGGACTGCTTGCAACTCCTTACCTTGAAAATCCTCTGAAGGAGTTCCAGTATGCTGCGTACGAGCCTCGTGCTCGTGTATGGGCCAAAATACATCCCGGGAGCTTTCCTGTCTCTTCTCAACTCCACATAAGGGAATTCGTCTCTGGATATATATATATATGGATAAAAACGGGACTCTTTCAGCAGGATGTTATAGCGCGGCTTGTATTTGTAAATAAGATTTGCTTCTAAAAGTAGAGCTTCCCTTTCGCTTGGGACGATAATAAAATCCATATCAGAAGACTCTTCGGCAATTTTTCTTACTTTTTCATCCTTCCACGAAGATTCCCTGAAATAAGACTGCACGCGACGTTTTAATTTGACAGCTTTACCTATGTAAATTATTTTCCCTTCGCTATTTTTGAATATGTAAACACCGCAGGTTTCCGGTAGCGAACTGATTTTATTCTGAAGAGCCCTTTTCATCAGTGACCTCCAATGAACTACATATCACAGCGCTCCCCGGGCATTCACGGGATTTTAGCATCTCCCATACCCTTTTCCCGATGGGATTGTCTATACCACCCAGAAAATTTGCCAGCTGAAGGTGAAGGCATTTGATATTCATTAGATTTCTTATGCCCCCAATCCCCCTGTCAAGTAAAGCTTCTATCTGCCAATTCTCTAGCTTTCTGTCAGCTAATAAGGATTTTTTCAGGGCTTGAGTGGTTTTATGTGCCTCTATATATTCCCTTGACATACTTTCGGAATGCTCAAGCTCTTCTTCGAGTAGTTTCACCCAGCCTTTTTCTTCAAGGCGGGAAACTTCTTTGTACAAAAAGGGGCAGGTCAGCCAGAATAGTGTGGGAAAAGGTTTCCCATCGGTGATCAAATCCGATTGAATACACTGCGGATAACCCCAGGTGCATCTTTTTACCACGCGAAATTCGTTTCTCAGCTCGCGTCCTAATTGAGCCTGAACTATCTTTTTTTCAAAACAGCCGCTTTCCATTCGTTCATTTCCTCCGTTTCCAGCAATGAGAAGGAGTCTTCCAATGTTGTCACAAAAGCGTCGAATTTCTCCTTTAGAATTCCGGAGAGAATTATTACACCATCAGACTTCAAATAGTGCGTTGTTTCTTTTACAAAGCGTTCAAGCAATTCGACGATCATATTTGAAACAATCACATTGAAACGTTCACCGGGTTTGAGGGCGCTGAGAAAGTTAGAAACCCTCGCATCAATGGAAACCCCGTTTATCCATGCCGTTTCCTGGCACTTTTCAACGGCAGCCGGATCTATATCGAGGGCAACTGCCTTTTTCGCCCCTCTCTTCAAAGCCAGCGCTGATAGGATACCTGTGCCTGAACCAACATCCAGCACAAAAGCACCAGGTTCCATGTGTTTTTCGAGAAGGCGTGAGGCGAGCTTTGTCGTTTCGTGTAACCCTGTACCAAAGGCGCTTCCGGGTACTATTCCCAGGGCTCCCTCTTCTGTGATTTGATTGGGTTCTTCAAGAGGGATCAGTTTTGTGTGGTGAGTCAACATAAAGGGTTTAAGGTTCTCTTTGAATTTTTTCCACCAATTTTCTTCAAGCTCCTCGCCACCGAGCTCAAAGGGGTAGCCCGACAAAAAAGGTGGAAACTCCTGATCGGGTTCGAGATACACCTTTACCCGCCACAGATTTGAATCTATTACCTCGGAAAAGATACTGTAAAAGCCCTCCGAAAAGCAGAGTTCATCTATTTCTTCAAGGATTTTTTCATCTGCGTATAGAGTGAAATACTTATAAAGCATATCAACCACCTCGGTGCAATTATAACGTTATTTCAGTGATAATTCAGCTGATGATTTCTTTGAAGCGTGTTAGAATTAAATGAATTGCAGGAGGTGAACCCTTTGAAAAGAGATTTTCTAAATTATAAAATAGCAGAGCTTTCGGAGCTGCAAGATGATGCCAAAAGAAAGGCTATTGCCTATTTTCACGAAAGGATAACCGCCTTCAACCCTGAATTAAACGCTTTTCTGGAAGTGCTTCCCTTATCAGCCAATTATTCTTCCGGTTCGCTTTCCGGCATACCTTACGCATTGAAGGACAACATATTGGCCAGAGGTACCCGGACTACATGCGCCAGCGATATATTGAAAGATTATATCTCTCCTTATGATGCAACAGTAACGGCTCGGCTGAAAGCTGAAGGAGCTGTGTTGATGGGGAAAACAAACCTCGATGAATTTGCCATGGGTTCTTCAACGGAGAATTCGGCATTCGGCCCCTCAAAAAACCCATGGGATTTAAACCGAATTCCCGGTGGGAGCAGTGGAGGCAGTGCAGCAGCAGTTGCAGCAGGGCTTGTACCCTTTGCCCTTGGAAGCGATACCGGGGGTTCCGTTAGGCAGCCAGCAGCTTTTTGTGGAGTGGTTGGTTATAAACCCTCTTACGGACTGGTATCAAGATATGGCCTGGTAGCCTTCGCTTCTTCTCTCGATCAGATAGGTCCTTTGACAAGATGTGTCGATGATGCCTATGCTGTTTTCAAAACGATAGCCCGAAAGGATATAAACGATGCCACTACTATCAATAATGGAGTTAATCTCAAGGCGAATGATCTGCCTAAAATCGATCTCAAAGGCATAAGGATAGCGGTGCCTTCCGACGCTCTGGATTTTGAAGGGCTCGATGAAAGGGTTAAATCCAGATTCCTGGAATTCGTTGAGCGGCTTACTGAAAAAGGAGCAAAAGTCTCCTTTATTGAGCTGGGTATCTTAAAATATGTTGTCGCAACATATTATCTCATCGCTCCTGGCGAAGCCAGCTCTAACCTATCTCGCTATGACGGCGTTCGCTATGGTGAGCGGGTTGAGTCTGAAAACTACGAAGAGATGATAAAGAAGAACAGAGATATCGGTTTTGGCGATGAAGTAAAACGCAGGATCTTGCTGGGTACTTTCACATTGAGCTCCGCTTATTACGACGCTTACTATCGTAGGGCTCTGAAAATCAGGCGAATTATCTCTGACAGGATAAATAAGGTTCTTCAGGAACACGATTTCATATTGAACCCCACCACACCCACACTTCCAGGAAAAATAGGAGAAATTAGCGATCCCCTTACTTATTATCTGATGGATATATATACCATTCCAGCTAACTTAGCCGGAATGCCGGCCATTTCGGTACCCATTGATCCCGTAGACGGCTTGCCGGTGGGCGTTCAATTTATGGGAAAGCGACTTTCCGATCTTCAGCTCCTCTCTGTTGCAAAAGAGGCTGAAAAATTATCAGGTGCATACGAGAACGGGCTTGCAAAGCTTCCTGAGAGGTGGTTACATGTATAAAACTATCATTGGTCTTGAAATCCACGCTCAATTATCGACAAAAACCAAGGCCTTTTGCAGCTGTCAGGCTGATGTCTTTGAGCTGGAGCCAAATACAGCTATTTGCCCTGTGTGCACGGGTCAGCCCGGAGCGTTGCCCGTGTTAAACAAAACTGTTGTTGAATACGCTGTTAAAGCGGCGGTTGCATTTAATTGCAGCATCAATTTACGTTCCAGTTTTGATAGAAAGAACTATTTTTATCCGGATCTACCAAAGGGTTATCAGATTACCCAATACTTCACCCCGATCGCAGAAAATGGTTATCTTGAATTCAAGCTTGACGGAAATGAAAAAAGAGTCCGCATCAGAAGGATACACATTGAAGAAGACGCCGGTAAAATGATACATCAGGACGCCGATTCCATTTCTGGCGCCAGCGGAAGTCTTGTAAATCTAAACAGGTGCGGGGTCCCTCTAATAGAAATCGTTACTGAACCGGATATCTCTTCACCAAAAGAAGCGAGGGTTTTCATGGAATTGCTACGCGATACGCTCAGGGCGATTGATATATGCAGCGGCGATATGGAAAAGGGAGCGTTGCGGTGCGATGCAAACATATCCGTAGTGGATGAGGAATCCGGGACATCATCAAATAGGGTCGAAGTAAAGAACATTAATTCCTTCAAGTTCGTGGAGAAGGCCCTCGAATTCGAGCGGGAGCGTATTATCAAAGCCCTTGAACAGGGTACTGATGTAGACAGGGAAACGCGGACATGGAACTTCACAAAACGTGAAACCATATCTATGAGGTCAAAGGAAGAGGAGAACGATTACAGATATTTCCCGGAACCCGATTTACCGCCGCTTCAGCTGAGCGGAGAATTTGTGGAAAAAGTCAGAAAAAATCTACCTGAACTTCCACAGCAGAGAGTTCAAAGGCTGATACAGCAATATGGAATTCCTGAATACGATGCCTCCGTCCTCGGTTCCGATGTAAAAATCAGCTTGTTTTTTGAGGAGGTATCCAGAGTAACAGGAAAACCAAAAGATGCCTCCAACTGGATAATGACGGAACTGATGAGAGAAATAAACCAGAGAGGGATTCCAATAGATGAAATGCCCATTGGACCCGAGCATTTTAAGGTACTCTTTCAGCTCCTCGATCAGGGAAAGATTTCCGCCAAAATAGCAAAAGAACTCTTCCCCCTGATGGTGGAAACCGGGAAAACGCCCGATCAGTTAGTAAAAGAACGCGGAATGGAGCAGATAAGTGACGAAAAGCTAATTGAGGAGATTGTTTTGCGTGCCATGGAATCAAATCCGAAAGCCGTGCAACAATATAGAGATGGGAAGAAAAACGTAATGGGCTACTTTGTCGGCGCTGTGATGAAAGAAACACGTGGAAAAGCAAATCCAGCAGTTGTGAATGAAATTGTGAGGAGGCTTCTGGAATCATGAAGAGGATAACAACCATTACAACCCTTCTGCTTCTGGTGCTTTCGTTAACTCTTTTTGGAGAAACATATCTCTCTTTGATTGATGAAAGCTGGAAGACGGAAGTAACCTTTCCTCTTTCAAAGAAGTTGAACTGGGGGATTGCAATGGGGAATACGGCACCCAGAATAGGCATCCTGTACACAGAGAATTGGGCTGATTATTCGACCGGCTTTTTCAAGGTTAAAACCCGTGATGGAAGTTTTTCATTGGGCCTGTATTTCGGGGAGGGAATTTCGGTTTCTACAACACTGATACAGGGCAGCTATTCACCCCCGATCTATTCCCAGAGCTTTAATAAAATCCAGCTCGCTTCAGATGGAAAGTTTCACCGGTTTTCATATGGCAATTACCGTGTCCCTCTGGGTAAGTGGAGCCTCGGGGCGAATATGCTCAGCATAAAGGACGAAAGCACAAAGGTCAATTATCTGAAAGCATACGTTTTTGTAAAAGACTTCAATAGAAGTTTCAGGTTGAGCCTTAACGGCGGAATATTGAACCTGGGAGTCGACTTAGCTACCATAGGCTCTTTGGGGGAGCTCGGATACGGTGGAGGGGTGTGCTATGACTTCAGCAAAAGAGCACCGGGGCTTTCGGCACACTGGGTTTTCCCGGTATCCCTGGAAAGCGGGAACTTTACCGGGGAAATAAAGATGTTCGTCAAAACTGACGGGGTGAATACGAAACTCAGCTTCAGAACACCTGGCGGAAAAAACCTTTTAATATTTGGCCTTGGCTTTGAAAACTTTACACTGGATGAATTTTTCCTTGGATTAATGGTGAACTGAATGATGAAAGCAGGTGTGTATGTACACCTCCCCTTTTGCAAAAGGCTGTGTCATTACTGCGACTTTGCAAAAATCAAAGAAGATCATGAACTGATAGAAAGATATCAACGTCTTCTGCTGAAAGAGATGGAACTTTGGTTCAAGAATAACCCTCTCATCAAGGTGGAAACCCTTTACTTTGGAGGAGGTTCTCCTTCAATTTATCCTCTTAACTACCTGCAGCAGCTGATAGACAGATTAAAGGGGTTGACGGATTTCGCGCCTGAGGAAATAACCCTCGAAGCAAATCCCTGGGAACTTGACGCGGATAAGCTTAAAAGCTGGTACAGATTGGGTATAAATCGTTTGAGCGTTGGTGTTCAAAGTGCTTCAGCAGATATCCTGAAAAACGTTGGCCGCGAGTCTCCTTCTGACCTGTTAAAAAGGCTCAAAGCAGCAAGAAGTATTTTTGAAATTCTCAACCTGGATTTTATTCTCGGGCTTCCGGGGGAATCCGAAAAAAATCTGGAAGAGAATATCGGGCTTATCAAAGAGTTGTTCCCACGGCATATCTCCTATTATTTCCTTGACACCGACCATGACACTCCTTTGATGAAAAACGTCCGTAGTGGTAAGATTGAGTTGCCGGATGTTGAGATGGTCGAGCAGTTATATGACCGGGTGAAGCTCACATTATCTGCCCTGGGGTATATACGCTATGAAATCTCCTCGTGGCAAAGAGATGGGATGTGTTGCAAGCACAATATGAATTATTGGAAAAACGGGAATTACGTTGGTTTCGGCATCTCGGCAGGAGGGCATGTTGAAAGAAACAGATACGTTAACACGGAAAATTTCAAAGACTACGAAGATGCCCTAAGCAAAGGCCTTTTGCCGCGGGTATACAGCGTGACTAACGATGACCTCCAGGAAGATATTGAAACCCTTTTTATGTCCTTAAGGCTTGTTGAGGGGTTTTCTTTGGAGAACTTATCAAATAGCAAATACAGGTTCGCCCTGGTGGAAGCTCTGACCGAAAAGCTTTCTGATTTTGCCATAATCAGGAACGGTCGGATTAGATTGAATGAAAATGGGCTCGACAATTCACGGCTTGTGTTCGAGAGAATTCTCGATATAAAGGAGGGGATAGTCGATGTTTTCGGCACATGAAATACTGGATATTGCATTGAACATCGAAAACGAGGGGATTAAGTTTTACAGAGAACTGGCTGAAAAGGCAAAAGATGAAAGCGCGAAATCCACTTTTGAGTTTCTTGTTTCTCAGGAGAAAGAACATATAATTACCTTCAGGGAGCTTCTAAAAAGGTTTGAAAAAGAGGCTCAGGAGCTGGTAAACTGGGACGAGGCTACGGAATATTTGAAGACTTTAAGCGAGCAAAAGGTGTTCCCGAGTGCAAGCACTTTGATAGAGAAGTTTAAAAACAGCACCCCGGAAGAAGTAGTAAAATATTCCATTGAAAGAGAAAAGGACACTGTGATATTCTACTACGACCTTTTGGATATGATTGCAGATAATGAGGCTAAAGAAGCCGTGAAGAAGATTATAAAGGAAGAAAAGAAGCACGTCGTTATATTGAGGGATTTGCTTAAATGAAAAAGACAGATCTCGAAAATTTTCTCAAAAACTTCAAAGCCCGGTCAGGAGAGCGGAAAAGCCTTGATTGGGATCGATATTTTATGATCCTGGCTGATACAGTAAAAGAGAGGTCAAGCTGCTTCCACCGAAAGGTGGGAGCGATTATTGTCAGGGAAAACAGGATCCTCGCGACCGGATACAACCAGCCCCCATCGGGTTTCCCTCATTGCGATGAGACTGAATGCATACGCGACGCTCTTTCCATTTCTTCCGGTGAGAATCAGGAAGTTTGCTATGCAGCGCATGCGGAGCAAAACGCCATTGCACAGGCGGCGAGGTTTGGGATATCAACGGGAGGGGCAACAATTTATGTGACCCATAAACCCTGTTCCATATGTGCGCGGATATTGATAAATGCAGGGATAAAGCGCGTGGTATTCAGCTGGGATTATCCCGATCCACTTTCGGAATTTCTACTCAAAACATGCGGTGTTGTTTTAGAACAACTCGAGCTTGAAGGAGGTAGCCATGTCAACGACTAAACTGCTGACTTATTTACGTCAGGATAGGATGCCCCATGTCTGGTGTCCGGGCTGTGGTAACGGCGTTATAATGAAAGCCTTTGTCAATGCTGTGGACCGTCTATCTTTGGAACCCGATAGGATCGCCGTTATCTCAGGAATTGGTTGCTCATCGCGTGTAACCGGCTATTTGAATTTCAACACCATGCACACATTGCATGGAAGGGCTATTGCCTTTGCAACCGGCGTCAAACTTTCAAGGCCGGAATTCAAAGTGGTGGTTATGGGTGGTGATGGAGACATTCTGGCTATTGGGGGCAATCACTTCATTCATGCCTGCCGAAGGAATATTGACCTGACTGTCATCATCTTCAACAACAGCATTTACGGGATGACCGGCGGTCAGTATTCTCCTACAACGCCAGAGGAGACTTATGCTTCTACTGCTCCATATGGGAATATCGAAGATCAATTTGATACGGTGAAACTGGCTATTAACTCGGGTGCAACTTATGTGGCGCGCAGCACCGTATATCACTATATTCAGGCAGTGCAGTACATTCAGAACGGTCTCAAGCACAAAGGGATGTCAGTCATTGAGATAATGACAAATTGCCACACCTATTTTGGTAGATACAACGGAATGCCTGAACCAGTGCAGATGCTCACTTACTTCAAGGAAAATGCGGTTCCCCTGAAAAAGGCCGAGAAGATGTCGCAGGACGAGCTCGATAGAAAAATAATCATCGGTGAGTTCGTTAACATAGAAAAAGAAACCTACAACGAGAAATACGAGCAATTAAAGACAAAATTGGCCTTCACGGAGAAGGAGTGATCGATATGCCCTTACACCCACCACATTCGGTTAGGATATCTGGTATAGGAGGCCAGGGAAATGTTTTGATGGGAATTATCCTTGCTGATGCACTGGTTTCTATGGGGTTATGGGTAGTACAAACCCAGTCATATGGGGCACAGGTTCGTGGAGGATTATCCTATTGCGATGTACTGTTCTGCAAAGAACCTATTGACTATCCCAAAGCAAACAATTTCAACGTTATATACTCCATGCACCAGATAGCAGTAAATGCACATATCAATTTGCTCAAACCCAACGGAATACTCATCATAGATAGCTCGTATGTATCAAACCTTCCGAAGGAAGCATTCAGAATAACAAAAAAAATAATCATG
The Kosmotoga arenicorallina S304 genome window above contains:
- the gatA gene encoding Asp-tRNA(Asn)/Glu-tRNA(Gln) amidotransferase subunit GatA, with amino-acid sequence MKRDFLNYKIAELSELQDDAKRKAIAYFHERITAFNPELNAFLEVLPLSANYSSGSLSGIPYALKDNILARGTRTTCASDILKDYISPYDATVTARLKAEGAVLMGKTNLDEFAMGSSTENSAFGPSKNPWDLNRIPGGSSGGSAAAVAAGLVPFALGSDTGGSVRQPAAFCGVVGYKPSYGLVSRYGLVAFASSLDQIGPLTRCVDDAYAVFKTIARKDINDATTINNGVNLKANDLPKIDLKGIRIAVPSDALDFEGLDERVKSRFLEFVERLTEKGAKVSFIELGILKYVVATYYLIAPGEASSNLSRYDGVRYGERVESENYEEMIKKNRDIGFGDEVKRRILLGTFTLSSAYYDAYYRRALKIRRIISDRINKVLQEHDFILNPTTPTLPGKIGEISDPLTYYLMDIYTIPANLAGMPAISVPIDPVDGLPVGVQFMGKRLSDLQLLSVAKEAEKLSGAYENGLAKLPERWLHV
- the gatB gene encoding Asp-tRNA(Asn)/Glu-tRNA(Gln) amidotransferase subunit GatB — its product is MYKTIIGLEIHAQLSTKTKAFCSCQADVFELEPNTAICPVCTGQPGALPVLNKTVVEYAVKAAVAFNCSINLRSSFDRKNYFYPDLPKGYQITQYFTPIAENGYLEFKLDGNEKRVRIRRIHIEEDAGKMIHQDADSISGASGSLVNLNRCGVPLIEIVTEPDISSPKEARVFMELLRDTLRAIDICSGDMEKGALRCDANISVVDEESGTSSNRVEVKNINSFKFVEKALEFERERIIKALEQGTDVDRETRTWNFTKRETISMRSKEEENDYRYFPEPDLPPLQLSGEFVEKVRKNLPELPQQRVQRLIQQYGIPEYDASVLGSDVKISLFFEEVSRVTGKPKDASNWIMTELMREINQRGIPIDEMPIGPEHFKVLFQLLDQGKISAKIAKELFPLMVETGKTPDQLVKERGMEQISDEKLIEEIVLRAMESNPKAVQQYRDGKKNVMGYFVGAVMKETRGKANPAVVNEIVRRLLES
- the hemW gene encoding radical SAM family heme chaperone HemW; amino-acid sequence: MKAGVYVHLPFCKRLCHYCDFAKIKEDHELIERYQRLLLKEMELWFKNNPLIKVETLYFGGGSPSIYPLNYLQQLIDRLKGLTDFAPEEITLEANPWELDADKLKSWYRLGINRLSVGVQSASADILKNVGRESPSDLLKRLKAARSIFEILNLDFILGLPGESEKNLEENIGLIKELFPRHISYYFLDTDHDTPLMKNVRSGKIELPDVEMVEQLYDRVKLTLSALGYIRYEISSWQRDGMCCKHNMNYWKNGNYVGFGISAGGHVERNRYVNTENFKDYEDALSKGLLPRVYSVTNDDLQEDIETLFMSLRLVEGFSLENLSNSKYRFALVEALTEKLSDFAIIRNGRIRLNENGLDNSRLVFERILDIKEGIVDVFGT
- a CDS encoding ferritin-like domain-containing protein — protein: MFSAHEILDIALNIENEGIKFYRELAEKAKDESAKSTFEFLVSQEKEHIITFRELLKRFEKEAQELVNWDEATEYLKTLSEQKVFPSASTLIEKFKNSTPEEVVKYSIEREKDTVIFYYDLLDMIADNEAKEAVKKIIKEEKKHVVILRDLLK
- a CDS encoding deoxycytidylate deaminase produces the protein MKKTDLENFLKNFKARSGERKSLDWDRYFMILADTVKERSSCFHRKVGAIIVRENRILATGYNQPPSGFPHCDETECIRDALSISSGENQEVCYAAHAEQNAIAQAARFGISTGGATIYVTHKPCSICARILINAGIKRVVFSWDYPDPLSEFLLKTCGVVLEQLELEGGSHVND
- a CDS encoding 2-oxoacid:ferredoxin oxidoreductase subunit beta, translated to MSTTKLLTYLRQDRMPHVWCPGCGNGVIMKAFVNAVDRLSLEPDRIAVISGIGCSSRVTGYLNFNTMHTLHGRAIAFATGVKLSRPEFKVVVMGGDGDILAIGGNHFIHACRRNIDLTVIIFNNSIYGMTGGQYSPTTPEETYASTAPYGNIEDQFDTVKLAINSGATYVARSTVYHYIQAVQYIQNGLKHKGMSVIEIMTNCHTYFGRYNGMPEPVQMLTYFKENAVPLKKAEKMSQDELDRKIIIGEFVNIEKETYNEKYEQLKTKLAFTEKE
- a CDS encoding 2-oxoacid:acceptor oxidoreductase family protein, whose product is MPLHPPHSVRISGIGGQGNVLMGIILADALVSMGLWVVQTQSYGAQVRGGLSYCDVLFCKEPIDYPKANNFNVIYSMHQIAVNAHINLLKPNGILIIDSSYVSNLPKEAFRITKKIIMKPISKLTQERFGTALPSNMVGLGIISKASNIIKPEALKKAMKKHIKEKYHKLNEEAIDFGISLVEKSYTLKEESREFIRGFE